A single genomic interval of Alteromonas sp. CI.11.F.A3 harbors:
- a CDS encoding flagellar protein MotY: MRQYSATVETSNWEVVDASRLQCTLNHPLPGYGDAMFTSVASKRLNMEFELDMHLLPNRFDVAAVYSVPPKWMPGVAPKTIADMTLRTQYNGDLPQDAAWTMLSELEKGFWPTIYYQDWYNEYDKVSVALNASNFSMVYRDFVKCVSNLLPYNFDDIAYTVLSYQKNSTELTKYSQKRLTMIGEYLKEDSDLELVLLDGYTDSYGGRWNNEQLSIRRANEVKSYLTTIGVPDDRIQLTGHGEKRHIANNDTRESRAQNRRVVVRLSKS, encoded by the coding sequence ATGCGTCAGTATTCTGCTACGGTAGAAACGTCAAACTGGGAAGTGGTTGATGCATCGCGTTTGCAATGTACATTGAACCATCCTTTACCCGGCTACGGCGATGCCATGTTTACAAGCGTGGCTTCTAAACGGCTTAATATGGAATTTGAGCTAGATATGCATTTATTGCCTAACCGCTTCGATGTAGCTGCTGTTTATTCTGTACCGCCAAAGTGGATGCCAGGTGTTGCGCCTAAAACCATCGCCGATATGACATTGCGCACGCAATATAATGGCGACCTTCCACAAGACGCTGCATGGACTATGCTAAGTGAACTCGAAAAAGGTTTCTGGCCCACCATTTATTATCAAGACTGGTACAACGAATACGATAAAGTGAGTGTTGCATTAAACGCCAGTAATTTTTCGATGGTGTATAGAGACTTCGTTAAGTGTGTGTCTAACTTATTGCCTTACAACTTCGACGATATTGCCTATACGGTGTTGTCGTATCAGAAAAACAGTACCGAACTGACAAAGTATTCTCAAAAGCGCCTAACAATGATTGGGGAATACCTAAAAGAAGATAGCGATTTAGAGTTAGTCTTGCTTGATGGCTATACCGATAGTTATGGCGGGCGATGGAACAACGAACAATTATCTATACGCCGAGCCAATGAAGTAAAAAGCTACTTAACGACCATTGGCGTGCCCGATGACAGAATTCAACTGACGGGACACGGCGAGAAGCGTCATATCGCAAATAACGATACCCGAGAATCACGAGCACAAAATAGGCGGGTAGTCGTGCGTTTATCTAAATCTTAG
- a CDS encoding peroxiredoxin C, translated as MSVLVGRPAPDFTAAAVLGSGEIVDSFSLSETIKGKKAVLFFYPLDFTFVCPSELIAFDKRFEEFKKRGVEVIGVSIDSQFSHNAWRNTPVNEGGIGPVKYTLVADVKHEICQAYDVEHPEDGVAFRGSFLIDEEGQVRHQVINDLPLGRNVDEMLRMVDALAFHQDHGEVCPAGWTQGKAGMDASPEGVAKYLAAEADKL; from the coding sequence ATGAGTGTATTAGTTGGTCGTCCAGCGCCGGATTTTACCGCTGCTGCAGTATTAGGTTCGGGTGAAATAGTTGATTCATTTTCACTCTCTGAAACCATCAAAGGCAAAAAAGCGGTACTTTTTTTCTACCCGCTAGATTTCACCTTTGTTTGCCCATCTGAACTTATTGCTTTTGATAAGCGTTTTGAAGAATTTAAAAAACGCGGCGTAGAAGTGATTGGGGTTTCTATCGATTCACAGTTTTCTCATAACGCATGGCGAAATACGCCAGTAAACGAAGGTGGCATTGGCCCAGTAAAATACACCTTGGTGGCCGATGTAAAACATGAAATCTGCCAGGCATATGATGTAGAACACCCTGAAGATGGCGTGGCATTTAGGGGGTCTTTCCTGATTGATGAAGAAGGCCAGGTCCGTCACCAAGTGATTAACGACCTTCCACTAGGCCGCAATGTAGATGAAATGCTTCGTATGGTTGATGCGCTTGCATTCCACCAAGACCATGGCGAAGTTTGCCCAGCGGGTTGGACACAAGGGAAAGCGGGTATGGATGCTTCACCAGAAGGCGTGGCTAAGTACCTTGCAGCAGAAGCTGACAAGTTATAA
- a CDS encoding SDR family oxidoreductase, translating to MSQHYSVNEKVAIVTGGGKGLGKSLTLRLLQEGMKVAICGRTAATINETVAEFEAQFGKRIYGQVCDISDASAVSHFIQEVHSQFGDIQVLVNNSGFGKETLICETSESDWDDVMDTNVKGTFLMCKNVVPNMIKQKEGYVVNIASQAALNGYANAGVYCASKFAMVGLGKALQEEVREYGIHVHSLNPALIQSQKTPKDDIDSGLIQNDDLADMLVYLLQQPRRLKIDNIGMWGF from the coding sequence ATGTCACAACATTATTCAGTAAACGAGAAAGTGGCGATTGTTACCGGCGGCGGTAAAGGTCTGGGTAAGTCCCTTACCCTAAGACTACTTCAAGAAGGTATGAAGGTCGCTATTTGCGGAAGAACCGCTGCCACTATTAATGAAACAGTAGCAGAGTTTGAAGCCCAATTCGGTAAGCGTATTTATGGCCAAGTTTGCGATATTAGTGATGCATCTGCGGTAAGCCACTTTATACAGGAAGTACATTCGCAGTTCGGCGATATTCAAGTATTGGTAAATAACAGTGGCTTTGGCAAAGAAACTTTAATTTGTGAGACCAGCGAAAGCGACTGGGATGACGTTATGGATACCAACGTTAAAGGTACATTTTTGATGTGCAAAAACGTGGTGCCCAATATGATTAAGCAAAAAGAAGGGTACGTGGTAAATATTGCCTCACAAGCTGCGCTTAACGGCTATGCCAATGCAGGCGTCTATTGCGCGTCAAAATTTGCCATGGTGGGGCTAGGTAAAGCCCTTCAGGAAGAAGTGCGTGAGTACGGCATTCATGTTCATTCACTCAACCCTGCGCTTATTCAATCCCAAAAAACGCCAAAGGATGACATTGATTCAGGGCTTATTCAAAATGATGATCTTGCTGATATGCTCGTTTATTTACTACAGCAACCTCGTCGTCTTAAAATAGACAATATTGGAATGTGGGGCTTTTAA
- the gloA gene encoding lactoylglutathione lyase: MRMLHTMLRVEDLDASLHFYTNLMGMKLLRKSENQAYEYTLAFVGYGEETNTTVLELTYNWGDNTYEKGTAYGHIAIEVDDIYQFCETLEQNGCDVYRKPGPVKGGSTVIAFVRDPDGYAIELIQTKQ, translated from the coding sequence ATGAGAATGCTACATACCATGCTTCGTGTTGAGGATCTTGATGCGTCTTTGCACTTCTACACTAACTTGATGGGCATGAAGCTGCTAAGAAAGTCTGAAAACCAAGCTTATGAATACACGCTCGCTTTCGTGGGTTACGGTGAAGAAACTAACACTACCGTACTTGAACTCACCTATAACTGGGGTGACAACACCTATGAAAAAGGCACAGCTTACGGCCACATCGCCATCGAAGTAGACGATATTTATCAGTTCTGCGAAACCCTTGAACAAAATGGCTGTGATGTATACCGTAAGCCAGGTCCTGTTAAGGGCGGCTCTACTGTCATCGCTTTTGTTCGCGACCCAGATGGCTATGCCATTGAACTTATCCAAACAAAACAATAA
- a CDS encoding S9 family peptidase, which translates to MNKKYLIKSALTLVIGTLFTTHSALADESANNTLSLKDVFNLEYAANPVVTPDGKHVVYERRSMDIMTDSMRRNLWTIALDGSAHLPILSDSKNHFNPVFSPDGAKMAYLSSKEGKVQVYLKDLASNSTTRVTDVAMRPSGMSFSPDGKYLAFAMFTPTKAKPLFNLDFKPKGAKWAETPQYIDQTNFQRDGVGMKRPGNMQIYVVPTIGGTPRQITSGEHDHAGTIAWSDNGQQIVISANTSDEADFDMLNSDLFSIDVKTSKVTRLTDMSGPERSPHLSPNGNKIAFVGNEDNGKSNQLSHLYVMNSDGTGIENLTSELDRSVGAIKWADNGKGVYFSYDDMGKKSVAYVSLSGKISTKTSDLGGTSLGRPYTSGDYDVTPKGSVVYTASMGDRPADLAIVTSKGKVKQLTDLNGDVFDHITVNKPELLELKSSVDNRDLQAWLVTPPNFDPKKKYPLILEIHGGPHTAYGPSYSTEIQLMAAAGYVVLYGNPRGSTSQGEEFANLIDKNYPSQDYDDLMDMVDAAIAKGYVDESNLFVTGGSGGGTLTSWIIGKTDRFKASVVAKPVINWTSMIGTSDIYAYMSKYWFTDLPWNDYEQYWNRSPLSLVGNVTTPTMVLTGELDVRTPMSESEQYYGALRLQGVDSALVRIQGAYHGIAAKPSNLARKVGYILAWFDKYKDDTNSEKKED; encoded by the coding sequence ATGAATAAGAAATATTTAATCAAGTCGGCGTTAACACTAGTCATAGGTACATTATTTACTACCCATTCAGCGTTGGCAGACGAATCGGCAAACAATACTTTGTCTTTAAAAGACGTATTTAATCTTGAGTACGCGGCTAATCCTGTTGTTACTCCCGATGGCAAGCATGTTGTGTACGAGCGTCGTAGCATGGATATTATGACTGATTCAATGCGACGGAATCTGTGGACAATAGCCTTAGATGGAAGTGCTCATCTGCCTATTCTTTCTGACAGTAAAAACCACTTTAATCCTGTGTTTTCACCTGATGGCGCTAAAATGGCTTACCTTTCAAGTAAAGAAGGTAAGGTTCAAGTTTATCTAAAAGATTTAGCATCAAATAGCACAACTCGCGTAACCGATGTCGCAATGCGCCCGAGCGGTATGAGTTTTTCACCAGACGGTAAATATTTAGCTTTTGCTATGTTTACACCCACTAAAGCCAAACCGTTATTTAATTTAGATTTTAAGCCTAAAGGCGCTAAGTGGGCAGAAACCCCACAGTATATCGACCAAACCAATTTCCAACGAGACGGCGTGGGAATGAAACGCCCCGGCAACATGCAAATATATGTTGTGCCAACCATTGGCGGAACGCCAAGACAAATTACTTCTGGGGAACATGACCACGCCGGCACCATTGCATGGTCTGACAATGGTCAACAGATCGTTATCTCTGCCAACACCAGCGACGAAGCTGATTTCGATATGCTTAATAGCGATCTGTTTAGCATTGATGTAAAAACGTCAAAGGTGACTAGATTAACCGATATGAGTGGCCCTGAACGAAGCCCTCATTTAAGCCCTAACGGTAATAAAATTGCCTTTGTTGGTAATGAAGATAATGGAAAATCAAATCAGCTAAGCCATTTATATGTAATGAATTCAGATGGCACGGGCATCGAAAACCTGACTAGTGAGCTAGACCGCTCTGTCGGTGCAATTAAGTGGGCTGACAACGGTAAAGGGGTATATTTTAGCTATGATGATATGGGTAAGAAAAGTGTCGCCTATGTTAGTTTGTCAGGTAAAATTTCAACGAAAACAAGTGATTTAGGTGGCACTAGTTTAGGTAGGCCGTACACATCGGGCGATTACGATGTAACTCCTAAAGGCAGTGTTGTTTATACCGCTTCAATGGGCGATCGCCCTGCTGATCTTGCAATAGTGACCAGTAAAGGGAAGGTTAAACAACTGACTGATTTAAATGGTGATGTGTTTGATCACATAACAGTGAATAAACCAGAATTGTTGGAACTAAAAAGCAGTGTAGATAATAGAGACTTACAAGCTTGGTTGGTTACCCCTCCTAACTTTGACCCTAAGAAAAAATACCCGCTAATTTTAGAAATACATGGCGGGCCTCACACTGCGTATGGCCCCAGTTACTCAACAGAAATACAATTAATGGCTGCTGCTGGTTATGTTGTTTTATATGGCAACCCTCGTGGGTCTACTTCTCAAGGTGAAGAGTTCGCTAATTTAATTGATAAAAATTATCCATCACAAGATTATGACGACCTTATGGATATGGTGGATGCCGCTATTGCCAAAGGTTATGTGGATGAGTCTAACTTATTTGTTACTGGCGGTTCTGGCGGGGGGACGCTGACCTCTTGGATCATCGGAAAGACCGACCGTTTCAAAGCCTCTGTAGTGGCGAAACCCGTTATAAACTGGACAAGTATGATTGGTACATCTGATATCTATGCGTATATGAGCAAGTATTGGTTTACAGACTTACCTTGGAACGATTACGAGCAATATTGGAACCGTTCGCCGTTATCATTAGTGGGCAATGTAACAACGCCTACCATGGTGCTCACCGGTGAATTAGATGTACGTACTCCTATGTCTGAAAGCGAACAATATTATGGTGCATTACGCTTACAAGGTGTAGATAGCGCACTGGTGCGTATTCAAGGGGCTTATCATGGTATCGCAGCTAAACCTTCTAACTTAGCACGTAAAGTTGGATATATTTTAGCGTGGTTTGATAAGTACAAAGACGACACGAACAGTGAAAAGAAAGAAGACTAG
- the rnt gene encoding ribonuclease T, giving the protein MSELHHSLPHRFRGYFPVVIDVETAGFNAGTDALLEIAAVTVKMEEDGLIYPDQTFHYHVDPFEGANLEPAALEFNGIDPHCALRGAIEESEAMKSLCKGIRKAQKDADCQRSVIVAHNATFDQSFVNAAIARCNIKRTPFHPFVSFDTTSLAGLTLGQTVLVKACRAAGIEFDQKEAHSALYDAQKTTELFCFMVNRYKALGGWPLAGEPICPDEPC; this is encoded by the coding sequence ATGTCTGAGTTGCACCACTCCCTTCCTCATCGTTTTAGGGGCTACTTCCCTGTTGTTATCGACGTTGAAACCGCCGGTTTTAACGCTGGGACCGATGCCTTACTTGAAATTGCTGCCGTAACGGTAAAAATGGAAGAAGATGGCCTGATTTATCCCGACCAAACTTTTCATTACCATGTAGACCCTTTTGAAGGCGCGAACTTAGAACCTGCAGCGCTAGAGTTTAACGGTATCGACCCTCACTGTGCCCTGCGCGGTGCCATTGAAGAAAGTGAAGCAATGAAGTCGTTGTGCAAAGGTATTCGTAAAGCGCAAAAAGATGCGGATTGCCAGCGCTCGGTGATTGTGGCGCATAATGCCACTTTCGATCAAAGCTTCGTGAACGCAGCCATAGCTCGCTGCAACATTAAGCGCACGCCTTTCCATCCGTTTGTATCATTTGATACCACCAGCCTTGCCGGTTTAACGTTAGGCCAAACTGTTTTGGTTAAAGCCTGCAGAGCGGCAGGCATTGAGTTCGATCAAAAAGAAGCCCACAGCGCATTATACGATGCGCAAAAAACCACGGAGCTTTTTTGCTTTATGGTAAATCGCTATAAAGCACTGGGCGGCTGGCCCTTAGCAGGTGAACCTATCTGCCCTGATGAGCCTTGCTGA
- a CDS encoding diguanylate cyclase: MLSYFHLGVLYFLLLLAVFPVFGQEPISVVDDKRIIADANLWHEFDYIFDTSSVESKDKLAILKEAYESAAVVPSLGGMSGSYFTKVVLDIPQKGQYFVVVNANFIDVGLASYSSSIQPEPSTQVFSQLLDDSTPPVLHFQAVTVQTVVVNERVELWLFINAKQFPTPVSITLLDSAEFYRFQKFNNGISIAGITTMFILSLLALLIYSGTRKRVALTCAGYLGFHAIGWAAASGMLGDIVHFPFNTSYWGMLLFPFAIACAAQFVSDLFECKTDHKKLFKFLNVLSVVSVVLGVGMWFMPFTIAYLLSHLLAMFWIVVTIAVGVSMIRQQDFRAKYFLAGNLLYSASLGYYIAAHSQYFGELAYPESVVIFALSLDCLCILLCLTEWFKLTQKEFNRNQYLSRIDSMTQLGNRFSLTECIEALDDYYVIIYIDLDGLKAINDKYGHDEGDKLIIKTASLLQQSFYSLGDIFRSGGDEFVGVLQADSTSETRNVADSALSVVSNVSMELSQQWRDAGVSFGIATSLETNLPSECISLADKRMYRHKAKSKHPRAG, from the coding sequence TTGCTTTCTTACTTTCATTTGGGTGTTTTGTATTTTCTCCTTTTACTGGCGGTATTCCCCGTATTCGGTCAGGAACCTATATCAGTCGTTGATGATAAGCGCATAATTGCTGATGCTAATCTGTGGCACGAATTTGATTATATTTTTGATACATCAAGTGTCGAATCAAAGGATAAGCTAGCAATTCTAAAAGAGGCTTATGAAAGCGCCGCGGTTGTTCCATCACTGGGTGGGATGTCGGGAAGTTACTTCACCAAAGTTGTCTTAGATATTCCACAAAAAGGGCAGTATTTCGTTGTCGTCAATGCCAACTTCATTGATGTTGGCTTAGCATCATACTCGTCGTCTATTCAGCCTGAACCTAGCACGCAAGTATTCTCTCAACTTCTTGATGACAGCACACCGCCGGTACTTCATTTTCAAGCCGTGACGGTGCAAACCGTTGTGGTGAATGAACGGGTAGAATTATGGCTGTTTATTAACGCCAAGCAGTTTCCTACGCCAGTTTCCATTACCTTGTTAGACAGTGCAGAGTTTTATCGCTTCCAAAAATTTAATAACGGTATTTCCATAGCTGGCATTACCACCATGTTCATTTTGTCGTTGCTGGCCTTGCTCATCTATTCTGGGACGAGGAAAAGAGTAGCGTTAACCTGTGCAGGCTATTTGGGTTTTCATGCTATTGGTTGGGCAGCAGCTTCTGGAATGCTAGGAGATATCGTTCATTTCCCATTTAATACCAGTTATTGGGGAATGCTACTTTTTCCTTTCGCTATTGCCTGTGCCGCACAGTTTGTCTCTGATTTATTTGAGTGCAAAACTGACCACAAAAAATTGTTTAAATTTCTTAACGTCTTAAGTGTTGTGAGCGTCGTGTTAGGCGTTGGCATGTGGTTCATGCCATTCACGATCGCATATTTGCTATCTCACTTATTGGCTATGTTCTGGATAGTGGTGACCATAGCGGTGGGTGTGAGCATGATTAGACAGCAAGATTTCCGCGCGAAATATTTCTTGGCAGGCAATCTACTCTACAGTGCATCACTTGGCTACTACATTGCTGCTCACAGCCAGTATTTTGGTGAGCTAGCGTACCCCGAATCGGTTGTTATATTTGCATTGTCGCTAGATTGCTTATGTATTTTGTTGTGCTTAACCGAGTGGTTTAAATTGACGCAAAAGGAGTTCAATCGAAACCAGTACTTGTCTCGCATAGACTCAATGACACAGCTTGGTAACAGATTTTCTCTAACAGAATGCATTGAAGCCTTAGATGATTACTACGTTATTATTTACATCGACTTAGATGGTTTAAAGGCCATTAACGATAAATACGGCCATGATGAAGGCGACAAACTTATTATTAAGACGGCGAGCCTGTTACAACAATCGTTTTACTCTTTGGGAGATATCTTTCGCTCAGGAGGCGATGAATTTGTGGGCGTATTGCAAGCCGATTCGACCAGTGAAACTCGAAACGTGGCTGATAGCGCCTTATCAGTAGTATCGAATGTTTCAATGGAGCTTAGCCAGCAATGGCGTGATGCGGGTGTTAGCTTTGGGATTGCAACCAGCCTAGAAACTAACTTACCTTCTGAATGTATATCTCTCGCTGACAAACGAATGTATCGACATAAAGCTAAATCGAAGCATCCGCGCGCTGGTTAG
- the glpQ gene encoding glycerophosphodiester phosphodiesterase yields the protein MLKIRHALLTFSLSISIFASPVLLAKDFDVIAHRGASGYLPEHTLEAATLAFAMNPDFIEQDAVITKDGIAVVLHDIHLETVTNVEQVFPERARKDGRFYALDFTLAELRTLQVHERANSKGEQVFTKRYTGNTANFTVATLEEHYELITQLNREFNTDVGVYTEVKSPAWHNEQGVDASQIVIASLTRFNLANKDANSYLQCFDFDEIKRIRKDLNYAGKVVMLMGENSWGESTTDYDWIKSEAGMKEVANYADGLGPWLGQLLDPQAMKAGKLVPASWVEYAHSEGFIIHPYTFRQDALPPGMTAEQLLTTLKHVVNVDGVFTDHVPPVKAWLEAQGE from the coding sequence ATGCTAAAAATTCGTCACGCTCTACTTACTTTCTCGCTTTCTATCTCGATTTTTGCAAGCCCAGTACTATTGGCGAAAGACTTCGATGTTATTGCTCATAGGGGCGCGTCAGGTTATCTGCCTGAGCACACATTAGAAGCCGCCACGCTTGCTTTTGCCATGAACCCTGACTTTATTGAGCAAGATGCGGTTATTACTAAAGATGGGATTGCCGTGGTCTTGCACGACATACATTTAGAAACAGTAACCAACGTCGAGCAAGTATTTCCAGAGCGTGCACGTAAAGATGGTCGCTTTTACGCCTTAGATTTCACGTTAGCTGAGCTTCGTACTCTGCAAGTACACGAACGAGCGAACAGCAAGGGCGAACAAGTTTTTACAAAACGCTATACAGGGAATACGGCAAATTTTACCGTGGCAACCTTAGAAGAGCACTACGAGCTTATTACTCAGCTCAATCGAGAGTTTAATACCGATGTAGGGGTATATACGGAAGTAAAATCACCAGCGTGGCATAACGAACAAGGAGTAGATGCAAGCCAGATTGTGATTGCATCACTGACACGATTTAATCTTGCCAATAAAGACGCCAATAGTTACTTGCAGTGTTTTGACTTCGATGAAATAAAGCGCATTAGAAAAGACTTAAACTATGCGGGCAAAGTGGTCATGCTAATGGGTGAAAACAGTTGGGGCGAATCAACCACAGACTACGATTGGATCAAAAGTGAAGCAGGCATGAAAGAAGTGGCAAACTATGCTGACGGTTTAGGCCCTTGGTTAGGTCAACTACTAGACCCACAAGCGATGAAAGCAGGTAAATTAGTACCCGCATCGTGGGTTGAGTATGCCCATTCAGAAGGTTTCATTATTCATCCCTACACGTTCCGCCAAGATGCCCTTCCGCCAGGCATGACAGCAGAACAGCTTCTTACTACCCTTAAACACGTGGTGAACGTAGACGGCGTATTTACCGACCATGTGCCGCCGGTAAAAGCCTGGCTTGAGGCTCAAGGCGAATAG
- a CDS encoding cold-shock protein, with protein sequence MSDTVNGTVKWFNEDKGFGFLTQDGGGKDVFVHFRSIASDGFKTLSEGQAVSFSVEQGQKGLQAANVVVL encoded by the coding sequence ATGTCTGATACAGTAAACGGCACAGTTAAATGGTTCAACGAAGATAAAGGTTTTGGTTTTCTTACTCAAGACGGTGGCGGTAAAGATGTATTCGTACATTTCCGTTCAATCGCTTCTGACGGCTTCAAAACTCTTTCTGAAGGCCAAGCGGTAAGCTTCAGCGTAGAACAAGGTCAAAAAGGCCTTCAAGCTGCAAACGTTGTTGTTCTTTAA
- a CDS encoding alpha/beta hydrolase-fold protein has product MFLLLVSPITYAQGASVEGELDNPSYTLITEKLTSKVLSEERTVVVQLPKNYAENPDKKYPIIYRLDGVGTLVMLNAVLESLQSQRAAPEVIVVAIENTDRLRDLYPNVNKDPNGPVGYGGGGAKFLQFITSELMPMVESKYRVHDFRVIAGASAAGAFSLYAMQQEPELFNAALTYSAAVWWANGATAKTTVEFFKNSKKLDHYLYTAIGNEGAPMRPYYDGMISDIRKNKPQGLRWHNDVFRDVPHNLVTNAASFKAYYSLFYSEYMRPKDYNGDVSSIEKYYEALSQQRGERVEAAEWVIRELGYHFVTKQDFDEAIKLFKYGIARYPSAPDAYNGLAYGYEQSGQFEAALEQVDKALALASSDYDGYEVYTGRRERLLKKLGKR; this is encoded by the coding sequence TTGTTTTTACTATTGGTAAGCCCAATTACCTATGCTCAAGGTGCATCTGTAGAGGGTGAATTAGATAATCCCAGTTACACCCTAATTACCGAAAAGCTAACATCGAAGGTTTTATCAGAAGAGCGGACTGTGGTTGTTCAGCTCCCTAAAAACTATGCTGAAAACCCTGATAAAAAATACCCCATTATCTATCGACTTGATGGTGTCGGTACTTTGGTTATGCTGAATGCGGTTCTAGAAAGTTTGCAATCTCAGCGGGCGGCGCCAGAAGTTATTGTGGTGGCGATCGAAAATACCGACCGACTGCGGGATTTGTATCCTAACGTAAATAAAGATCCCAATGGCCCTGTGGGTTATGGAGGCGGTGGTGCTAAATTTTTGCAATTTATCACTTCAGAGCTGATGCCAATGGTGGAAAGTAAGTATCGCGTGCATGATTTTCGAGTTATTGCAGGTGCATCGGCTGCAGGCGCTTTCTCATTGTATGCTATGCAGCAAGAGCCCGAACTGTTCAATGCCGCCTTAACTTACAGTGCTGCGGTATGGTGGGCAAATGGCGCAACGGCAAAGACGACGGTTGAGTTCTTCAAGAATAGTAAAAAGCTCGATCATTACCTTTATACCGCTATTGGCAATGAAGGTGCACCTATGCGCCCTTATTATGATGGCATGATTTCAGATATTCGTAAAAACAAGCCTCAGGGATTACGTTGGCATAACGATGTATTTCGTGACGTTCCTCATAACCTTGTGACTAATGCTGCTAGTTTTAAAGCGTATTACAGCTTATTTTATTCAGAGTATATGCGCCCTAAAGACTATAACGGTGATGTAAGCTCTATTGAAAAGTATTACGAAGCGCTATCACAGCAGCGAGGCGAAAGGGTTGAAGCTGCAGAATGGGTAATAAGAGAATTAGGTTATCATTTCGTAACAAAGCAAGATTTCGATGAAGCTATTAAATTATTTAAGTACGGTATAGCGCGCTACCCTAGTGCACCGGATGCTTACAATGGTCTGGCATATGGATACGAGCAATCAGGACAATTTGAAGCGGCATTAGAACAAGTGGACAAGGCGTTAGCGCTAGCTTCATCAGATTACGATGGGTATGAAGTTTATACCGGTAGACGGGAAAGATTGTTGAAAAAGCTGGGTAAGCGCTAA
- a CDS encoding M20/M25/M40 family metallo-hydrolase, with product MHQLRRLTFSAIVVFFSCPILAASNVITSEQKQTANNLIDTALKSDLGMEIVTSLTTEIGPRLGGSEAEKRARDWGVKLGERLGFDNVSIEPFTMPFWDRGHLHISLTSPYQQDLYGTALGGGAPSKESIDADVVYFRDIHALSDIKDGSLSGKIAFVDGDKMVKSQTGAGYGQANQRRRIGWQHAQRGGASALVVRSVGSDSHRFPHSGMMSKDGDKWADIPVIAISNPDADHLRRLHGLSKPISLSLHSESKWKGEVNSGNVILDLVGSEKPEEIVLIGGHLDSWDLGTGAVDDGAGVAITTAAAALIANLPTRPKRTIRVVMFGAEEVGLLGAFAYAKQHDANLQNHVLATESDFGAQTIWQLVSNVNPEATLLMDEVAKILSPLGIVRGGADVPGGGPDIIPLAKKGVPTIRLNQNGQDYFDLHHTPDDTLDKIDPNELAQNIAAYAASIYLIADSDVVLKP from the coding sequence ATGCATCAACTTAGACGCCTCACTTTTAGCGCTATAGTAGTTTTTTTTAGTTGTCCGATACTGGCCGCTTCTAATGTGATAACAAGCGAACAAAAACAAACTGCTAACAATTTAATAGACACCGCACTTAAAAGCGACCTAGGCATGGAAATCGTGACATCGCTGACAACAGAAATAGGCCCTCGATTGGGAGGCTCTGAAGCTGAGAAGCGCGCGAGAGACTGGGGAGTAAAGTTAGGTGAACGTTTGGGATTCGACAACGTCAGTATCGAACCATTTACGATGCCTTTTTGGGATAGAGGTCATTTACACATATCGCTGACCTCGCCTTATCAACAGGATTTATACGGCACCGCTTTAGGTGGTGGTGCGCCATCAAAAGAAAGTATTGACGCCGATGTAGTATATTTTAGAGATATTCACGCGTTATCAGATATTAAGGATGGCAGCCTTAGCGGAAAAATTGCTTTTGTTGATGGCGACAAAATGGTTAAAAGCCAAACCGGCGCAGGTTATGGCCAAGCCAATCAACGTCGAAGAATTGGCTGGCAACATGCGCAGCGTGGTGGGGCTAGCGCATTAGTGGTTCGCTCTGTCGGCTCAGACTCACATAGATTCCCACACTCAGGGATGATGAGTAAAGACGGTGATAAATGGGCAGATATTCCCGTTATCGCTATCTCAAATCCTGACGCAGATCACCTTCGCCGCTTACACGGTTTAAGCAAGCCTATAAGTCTTTCATTGCATTCAGAATCAAAATGGAAAGGCGAAGTGAACAGCGGAAATGTTATTCTCGATTTAGTAGGAAGTGAGAAGCCTGAAGAAATCGTACTTATTGGTGGCCACTTAGACAGCTGGGATTTAGGCACTGGCGCGGTTGACGATGGTGCAGGCGTTGCTATCACTACCGCAGCGGCAGCGTTAATTGCGAACTTGCCTACTCGCCCCAAGCGTACAATTCGGGTGGTAATGTTTGGTGCAGAAGAAGTGGGGTTACTTGGTGCATTCGCCTATGCGAAACAACATGATGCGAATTTACAAAACCATGTTTTGGCAACCGAATCTGACTTTGGTGCGCAAACCATTTGGCAGTTAGTATCGAACGTCAATCCAGAAGCTACGTTATTGATGGATGAAGTAGCAAAAATACTATCGCCTCTTGGCATAGTGAGAGGAGGAGCGGATGTACCTGGCGGTGGCCCGGATATCATTCCCTTAGCTAAAAAAGGCGTACCGACTATTCGATTAAACCAAAATGGGCAGGATTATTTCGATTTGCATCATACGCCGGATGATACGCTTGATAAGATTGATCCCAATGAATTAGCACAAAATATTGCCGCTTATGCCGCGAGTATATATTTAATTGCTGATTCAGATGTGGTGTTAAAGCCTTAA